The following proteins are encoded in a genomic region of Brachypodium distachyon strain Bd21 chromosome 1, Brachypodium_distachyon_v3.0, whole genome shotgun sequence:
- the LOC104582128 gene encoding uncharacterized protein LOC104582128, whose product MEQFFDYKMVANRSVVEQAHELLTMAKELEQFKCPLPDKIVADGIIAKLPPSWRNFATSLKHKRQEISVENLIGTLDVEEKARAKDAGPKGNTQEGTSTANMVQRNNHNNSNNKGKGKAFNNAGPKNTTTFKKKKKGGNKDKDPCFVCGGLGHWASNCKERKGGQIRQKFANLTIGNNEDAGRPSAPQ is encoded by the exons ATGGAGCAGTTCTTTGactataagatggttgcaaacCGATCTGTAGTAGAACAAGCTCATGAGTTACTAACTATGGCTAAGGAACTTGAGCAGTTCAAGTGTCCACTACCCGACAAGATTGTTGCCGATGGTATCATCGCCAAACTTCCTCCCTcgtggaggaactttgctacttcactaaaacacaagagacaagaaatctctgtggagaacctgattgggactcttgatgttgaggagaaggcgagagcaaaagatgctggCCCCAAAGGCAACACACAAGAGGGTACTTCCACCGCCAACATGgttcagaggaacaaccacaacaacagtaacaacaagggaaagggaaaggcattCAATAATGCTGGTCCAAAGAACACTACcactttcaagaagaagaagaaaggaggcaacaaggacaaggatcCTTGCTTTGTGTGCGGAGGACTTGGCCATTGGGCGAGTAACTGCAAGGAGCGCAAAGGAGGACAGATTCGGCAAAAGTTTGctaatttgaccattggcaacaatgaagatgcaggcag gccatcagctcctcagtga